In the Malus domestica chromosome 16, GDT2T_hap1 genome, one interval contains:
- the LOC103403985 gene encoding bZIP transcription factor 16-like — protein sequence MGSSEMDKPSKEKEKEAKTTPASTQEQSATTSAGTVNPEWSGFQAYSPIPPHGFMASSPQAHPYMWGVQHIMPPYGTPPHPYVAMYPHGGLYAHPSMPPGSYPFSPFAMPTPNGIVEVSGNIPGSMEADGKPSEVKDKLPIKRSKGSLGSLNMITGKNNELGKTSGASANGIYSKSAESASDGTSEGSDANSQSDSQLKSGVRQDSLEGNASQNGSSAHGSQNGAPNTHTVLNQTMAVMPITAAGAPGVVPGPATNLNIGMDYWGAPPSAAMPAMRGKVPTTPVSAGIVTAGSRDSVQSQLWLQDERELKRQKRKQSNRESARRSRLRKQAECDELAQRAEALKEENGTLRSEVNRIRSKYELLLSENTSLKERLGEIPGHEDVRSARSEPHLSNDTKQIAQTERHGGL from the exons ATGGGTAGCAGTGAGATGGACAAACCCtctaaagagaaagagaaggaggCAAAGACAACACCTGCTAGTACGCAG GAGCAGTCTGCGACTACCAGTGCTGGCACTGTTAATCCTGAGTGGTCGGGATTTCAG GCATATTCTCCAATACCTCCACATGGATTTATGGCCTCAAGTCCTCAAGCTCACCCGTATATGTGGGGGGTTCAG CATATTATGCCACCCTATGGTACCCCTCCCCACCCATATGTTGCAATGTATCCCCATGGCGGCTTATATGCTCACCCGTCTATGCCTCCT GGATCTTATCCTTTTAGCCCGTTTGCTATGCCTACTCCAAATGGTATTGTAGAGGTTTCT GGTAACATACCTGGAAGCATGGAAGCAGATGGTAAGCCATCTGAGGTCAAGGACAAATTACCAATAAAACGATCAAAAGGAAGCTTGGGCAGTTTGAATATGATTACAGGGAAGAATAACGAGCTTGGCAAAACATCAGGAGCCTCTGCTAATGGAATTTATTCCAAAAG TGCTGAGAGTGCTAGTGATGGTACAAGTGAAGGAAGTGATGCAAATTCTCAGAGT GACTCACAATTGAAGTCTGGGGTCAGGCAAGATTCTTTGGAAG GTAATGCATCTCAGAATGGCAGTTCTGCACATGGTTCTCAAAATGGAGCACCAAACACACATACCGTGTTGAATCAGACGATGGCCGTCATGCCAATAACGGCTGCTGGTGCTCCTGGCGTTGTTCCTGGTCCTGCAACTAACTTAAATATTGGGATGGACTATTGGGGAGCTCCACCTTCTGCCGCCATGCCTGCAATGCGTGGGAAGGTTCCAACTACTCCAGTATCAGCAGGAATAGTTACTGCTGGGTCTCGGGATAGTGTTCAGTCACAGCTTTGGTTACAA GATGAGAGAGAGCTTAAAAGACAGAAAAGAAAGCAGTCAAATAGGGAATCCGCTCGTCGATCTAGGTTGCGCAAGCAG GCGGAATGCGATGAGCTGGCCCAGCGTGCTGAAGCCTTAAAAGAGGAAAATGGCACTCTTAGATCAGAAGTTAACCGGATCAGGAGCAAGTATGAGCTGCTTCTCTCAGAGAATACCTCTCTAAAG GAGAGGCTTGGAGAAATTCCTGGTCACGAAGATGTACGGTCTGCCAGAAGTGAACCACATTTGAGCAATGACACTAAACAGATTGCACAAACAGAACGGCATGGCGGCCTCTAG